The following coding sequences are from one Lysinibacillus sp. FSL W8-0992 window:
- a CDS encoding ribonuclease H-like domain-containing protein produces the protein MSYENKILQMKKMLGKKVEKQVANEEQIFQKPSAPHYAGQWEKAGLTRIENDFGIVFKRQVHYPFNYQHGHYQLQSFFDALTKWQSADFEHPYALNMGEQVLFFDTETTGLKGVGTQIFLLGFLELTDHDFVLTQYVLADPGHEAALLFESRLWQKTATIITYNGKSFDWPQLETRWTLNQKVLPKLRTQRQIDLLHSSKRLWKNDMERMKLKSVEEEKLGFSRIGDIPGYLAPIIYLDAVKSGVPDALMKVLIHNEWDLLSLITLYVHSTNLLFEEASDESANTYTNIGKWYADLKKSPQSVNVLEKVTTQFDAREAGNAQFYLAIQLKKNKQFSDAIDAFVASLHFIEPRKKLHALEQLAMLYEHQMKDYKQAINYTLEGIQLITSTEEWRMEQKQKWAISWEKRLHRLGNKQ, from the coding sequence ATGTCTTACGAAAATAAAATACTACAAATGAAAAAAATGCTAGGAAAAAAAGTAGAAAAACAGGTAGCTAACGAAGAACAAATCTTTCAAAAGCCGAGTGCTCCTCACTATGCGGGTCAGTGGGAAAAGGCAGGTCTTACGCGCATCGAAAATGACTTTGGCATCGTTTTTAAACGACAAGTGCATTATCCATTCAATTATCAGCACGGTCACTATCAATTGCAGTCATTTTTTGACGCGCTAACAAAATGGCAAAGTGCTGATTTTGAACATCCTTATGCATTAAATATGGGTGAGCAAGTACTGTTTTTTGATACAGAAACGACTGGGTTAAAAGGTGTTGGGACACAAATTTTTCTTCTGGGCTTTTTAGAACTGACAGATCATGATTTTGTCTTAACGCAATATGTTTTAGCAGATCCAGGGCATGAAGCTGCCCTGTTATTTGAATCTAGGCTTTGGCAAAAAACAGCGACGATTATTACGTATAATGGTAAAAGTTTTGATTGGCCACAACTTGAAACACGTTGGACCCTCAACCAAAAAGTATTACCTAAATTACGAACACAGCGCCAAATAGATTTACTGCATAGCTCGAAGCGATTATGGAAAAATGATATGGAGCGCATGAAATTAAAATCAGTAGAAGAGGAGAAGCTTGGCTTTTCTCGTATAGGCGATATCCCTGGCTATTTAGCACCAATCATTTATCTTGATGCTGTGAAAAGTGGTGTGCCTGATGCACTTATGAAGGTCCTTATTCATAACGAATGGGATTTGCTATCGCTCATAACCTTGTATGTTCATTCTACTAACTTATTATTTGAAGAGGCGAGCGATGAATCAGCCAATACTTACACGAATATCGGGAAATGGTATGCTGATCTAAAGAAAAGCCCCCAAAGTGTTAACGTTTTAGAAAAGGTAACGACACAATTTGATGCGCGAGAAGCGGGCAATGCTCAATTTTATTTGGCAATTCAACTTAAAAAAAATAAGCAATTTAGCGATGCAATCGATGCTTTTGTTGCTTCACTCCACTTTATAGAGCCACGAAAAAAGTTGCATGCTTTAGAACAATTAGCTATGCTCTATGAGCATCAAATGAAAGATTACAAGCAGGCCATTAATTATACATTAGAAGGCATACAATTGATTACTTCGACTGAGGAATGGCGAATGGAACAAAAACAAAAATGGGCAATTTCTTGGGAAAAGAGGTTGCACAGATTAGGAAATAAGCAATAA